A genomic region of Leptidea sinapis chromosome 46, ilLepSina1.1, whole genome shotgun sequence contains the following coding sequences:
- the LOC126978024 gene encoding dolichyl-diphosphooligosaccharide--protein glycosyltransferase subunit DAD1: protein MTSITSVIPKLYAEYTNKTPKKLKVIDAYLLYVFLTGVIQFVYCCLVGTFPFNSFLSGFISCVSSFVLGVCLRLQVNPDNKNEFFGLSAERGFADFIFAHLVLHIVVINFIG, encoded by the exons atgacttCAATAACATCAGTCATTCCAAAATTGTACGCAGAGTACACAAATAAGACTCCTAAGAAGCTAAAAGTTATCGACGCTTACTTATTGTACGTGTTTCTAACCGGCGTTATACAGTTCGTTTATTGTTGTCTTGTCGGCACCTTTCCCTTCAATTCATTTTTAAGTGGATTTATTTCTTGTGTTAGCTCATTCGTTCTTGGag TTTGTTTGCGTCTTCAGGTGAACCCTGACAACAAGAATGAATTTTTTGGCCTGAGTGCAGAGCGGGGCTTTGCAGATTTTATATTTGCCCACCTTGTGTTACACATTGTAGTGATTAACTTTATTGGATAA